The Dreissena polymorpha isolate Duluth1 chromosome 9, UMN_Dpol_1.0, whole genome shotgun sequence genome contains the following window.
tataaataattgatgtaacaaaatatacatttggCAATCTGAAAAGTATACGATTATCAATATTGCTGTAATAGCAATACATTTTTGGCAACGGAAATTTATACGCTTGTCAATATCCCCTGTAATAGAAAATACATGTGGTAATGAGATATACATAGTCTTGTCAAAAAGTTCCATAATAGTAAGACATGCGGCAATGCAAACTCATAGGCCCATAAATATTTGCTGTAAAAGAAAATACATGCAGCCCCTTCCCAAAGGTCAAAGAGAGTCATGGTCCCCTtccaaaaaaggagaaaaaaagaTGCAATGTGATATACAAACTCTTGTCAATAGTAGTTGTTATTGTAATACATGTGGCAATATGGAATTCATACGCTTGTCAatctcccctgcaatagaaatcAATGCAGCAACCTGAAATTCATAAgcccatacatgccataatttttcagaccaattccgggacattgagttaaattgtccgggacttttgccgattttccgtgacatgtataaaatgtagcgatatttatagacatatgcatttttggtacgttttttttttgttttgcattgttaattgcaaaagttcgaaagcctatcggAAATACCCTTGATCTATAaaggtcaaattaaacattacaacttccgttactagatacaagccacgtgttttcagtgtaagcgttctaaacatagatggtgacgtcactgcgttattgttattaagaccggtgtgtaactgtagttgttgatacgcctttattcatttataacatttatataataaaaaatacaacaatacagtaccgttagatcatcaactcaaatcaattcacaatacatactgcttttaattttttacttagcgatgttggacttcagatgtgtgaacaactatcctttgcccttacgcagcgggaaataatgacgtagtagattaaagtcaattaacaaccacattaaacaatgcgcCTTTTctgtttgaccgcgaacgtgagacaatcgatatgataacaggacccctgttaattgatcgattttgacacgtagcgtagtctgcctattcgggtaggcattgtcatggagacgctgcagatatacacagattcgaggtgcagttaagcctaagataaggtacatgtatatatggattttgtaaattccgggacatttgacagatttccagAACAgggggacaagttcttcatttccgggactgtccccgacaatccgggacgtatggcatgtatgcataagCCTGTCAATAGCCACTTTCATACAAGTACACCAATCAGTGttattttcaaatcaaatttGAGGCCTATATTTTGCCCCATTCCTAATGtcacaaagtaaatatttttccaaaatgactgCCAAAAATTGaaggtaaaataaaaaaagcaagtacaatgcaacatttagttaatttcaATATGCAACTCTATGGGTTAAACCTTAgtatatatattattgaaaattcTTCTTCATAATTTAAaacttttttagcaaaaaataaaatacaccaatttcccaaatTTATTCAAAACGTCATGACTTTCCCAATCTAAAAGGCCCTGGCCAAATTTCCAAAATGGGTGCAAAAAAACACTGCCGATTTGAAATTCATCATCTTCAGTATTGAAACACATGAAAAGAGGAGACATTCCTCAAACCTGTCAAAATCTGCTGTACTATATCCAAATGTGTCATGTCCGCTGTAATGTAACTATATCTGCCATTTTGAAATTCATATGTTTGTTTCTATACACTCAGCAGCTGGAGCATAATAACATGAACAAATTCAAagttaactctttgcatgctgggttaTTTGtgatctgctaaaatgttgtctgctgactttctaaaattagcattttcttcgatttttttcaaagaatactatcagaatagcaaacagtttggatccagatgagacgccacgttctgtggcgtctcatctggatccaaactgtttgcaaaggccttcaaaatttggttccagcactgttAGGGCTAACACTTTAGTCAATATGTGATCATATGTGCCTTAAAAGACATTAATAAAGTGTTTTAATGTCTGCTGTAATATCATCAAATGTGACGATGTGAAATTCATGCACATTTTGTCAACCCCTACTCACCGGTCATTTTGTGAATTTCCTGTCGCAATGTCTCATCTTCAGGATAGCTTGAAAAGAAGTCTACCCTTTGAATGTCGAACTTCAACCCTGATTCTGAAAACTCCACATTGATGCGGCTAATGTTGCGGAAATCTGTGCCACTCTTCAATACGTACTTTCCTTCAACCTGAAAAGAAAAGTAGAGAATTTCACcattatttcaaatattgtttttccAAAATCATTTGTGATTTCTCAGCATTTTTATCAGTCCTGAATGTTTTCCTTAAATAATATGACATGAAGATATGATGTTATTCATATTTCTatttaaattaagaataaaagtactctaaaataaatataatattaaaggctctataaaggtgaagatccgtaattatttaccgatttttaaatatattttttcatattttatttataaaaggttatcaaaaaacaatatatatatgctattggacattacaataaaaaataagcaatacaacttgttttgagctcaaaataaagtgtcctccaagtcaattgtgtttaaaaacaatcagtttatttacatcgctgtttactctgaaaagagaaagtgaaagtgactcagttcaccaaaaatataacgataatttttaacgttttccggtatcacccacaaagtaggtctcttctaaatggttaaaacatttgtagtgatctaataagttactttctgctggttaaaagttgtttaaaatagaattaaaattgaattttctttcggctatttttagcataaaTTATGTCActgctctgaggctacacatcacgttagttgcaaaaatgtaaacatttcttccaattatgaaatgggtttatcttccataattcttgacaacgttgtacctaagctgttttattagcagtttttatgcaagagtaactgaaatccagtaaaaatcagaccagttgatatgcatataaattggatttgtcacctttatagagcctttaatacataataaataaataaataatattagtAAATTAATATTTGTCATTAAATTGAGACAAACAATTTAggactgaaaaaaaaatcttcaaaattaCAAAGAATTCAAATGAAatttcaaacaagagatgtgtttgtcagaaacacaatgccccctattgtgccgctttgaatttaaaaaaaattattttttgacctttgaccttgaaggatgaccttgacctttcaccactcaaaatgtgcagctccatgagatacacatgcatgccaaataccaagttgctatcttcaatattgcaaaagttatggccaatgtgaaagtttttggacggactcacagactgacagacagacagacgaacagactgacggactgttccactgctatatgctaccctaccggggtcattaaaataattgaacaactaaaataaaataaaaaaattacatccAGAGTTTGTATGctaatttatcaattaaaaatttgATGTGCTAATCTGCAAGATTAATCTATTTTCAAATCTATTGTTACTGCCAATATTTTGCTTGCGAATCTTTATTTAACAAGTTCAAAAGAGTAAAATtcattgacaaaatatttttgaagTTTATGCAAACATGTTGAGCTTCACCATGtctaaatcaaaataataattgctTTATCAAATAGTAAACAAAAGTTAAatcaaacatgttgttttaatattcatttttttaagaaaatttagccGCCAAAGACAAATTTTGTGGCTAGTGGTTGATGGGCTTAGTTCAATTTCTACATTGTCCGATTCTTAAAATAATGtgaccctgtaaaattatccgtgaaatttaaaaacattcgggcctgagcgccacctcgaaaGTTGCATTCGCTCATTTATTAATACACctcaaaaaagaggtggtgcCCGTGGTTAACAGCCTTGACATTATACAACGCTACTGAATGTTAACCAAACGTATAAAAATCAATTACAAATTGTAAATGGTAAAAATATTGCCGACTGAAAGGCACATAATTCGCATAACGAAACTAAAATACCAATCTTTTGGGTTAGGTTTGTTAAAGTGACAAACCTTTTAAGTGGTTATCTTCTGGGCTTCAATCAGTATTTATTTCCTGTTGTTTCTACATGGTGTCAAATCATTTCATTTCCCAAGCaattcttttaatattttatccACTTGTAACAATAGGAaattaatgtttaagttttcaaaTCAATGGAAGTTAATACCTGTCAGGAAGAAAACGGCGCTGATTAGAAATGATTTAGTTACCTTGTGACTGAACAATACCAACAAATCTACATTGCATCAGCATTAACTGGTCTGTACGGACAGGTCATTGAATTGTTTATGCTGCAACTAAAACTCAACTCGAGAAAAAAAGAGGGATAAAAACTAAAAAGGATTAAACATTCAGGTAAAATTGAACAATAAAGTcgttataatgtttaatataagcagtttttaatgacaattgttctgttgttttattattgtttggaAAAATGTAAACGATGTTCtgaattaatattttgtaaaaagttagtgttaaaattatgtttatcaaAAACACAATTCATCTATGTCTTTAAATTTGtgttataattatgttcatgttttgAAGGAACAATGACTTGGTTTCCTGTACTTCTACTGGTCCTCATGCAAGCTCATGAATGGTATTGTGCGGTTCATGTAATGGAGATGAACAATATGGCCGAGCCGCAACAAAGCACCAGCACACCATCCAACAGTTTGTCTGTGAATGCACAGAAACTAGTAAATCAGGAGGAGGCAACAGCTGCAAAGACAAAATACACACTTGGATCTGTTCTGACTTCAGAAATCACAACTGATGTTAAGGACGCAGTTGATCGTAACCTTCATAGACAACAGGGTTCTATCAAATCTTTGTATAACACTCTTCCTTTGGTGAACCTAGGAGGTTTGGAAAAATCAGGATTTCACTTAGATCAGGAAAATAGTAAAGAGGAGTGCAGAAATTTTACAGTTTGGAACCAAAGTAGAGAATTTTTTGAAAGTCGGCTCTTAAGCATGCATGCAAATTTTATACAGCTAGCGATTTCATTTGATGATGCTGTAGATGTGAACATAACACGCGAAGCCTTTCTTGCCAAAGTCTGGTTCTGGACGTATGCAACCAATGAAGGAAAGCATCCATACTTGCAGTGGCCAATTGACCACGGGGTGTTATCGTTTGGCCTTTTGTCATATAAAACTACAAGCATTCCGTACATCCAGCTGAAGGCAAGCCCGGAATCATGTCATATAACACTTGGTACAGAAGATGCTGCACAGAAGATATCTAGGGCGCTTGATGAATTGGTTCCGATAAAACAACGGAATAGCCGCTACCCCATCAATTACTTTTGTTACCTTGCAGAGGCGCCTGGAGTGAGATATTCAATTGCGTATTACGCAGCTTTATACGCCGTTTTACCGCTTTCGTTTATCAACTACAACTGCTGCAAATCGTCATTTCGTTTTGAAAATAGATCATATGAGTATGATTGTTTTAAATACCAAATGGAAAAATGGCGTCAGATGTTGATAGCACCTTACATGCTAGGAGTACTCATCGCTTTGTTCTTTCCAATACTTTTATACCGTTTCAGCGCATGGCTTACCGAAAATGAACATGTTTCAGAGATTAACCATCAAGACGAAGCCGAACGTGTGGAATTGTGTGAGGTCAATACAAAATCTTCTTGGATATTTCTTGATGGAAAGTCTCCACTGACTGTATCGGATGTCTTTGGCTCTGTTTTCAATGGAGTCAAACAGACATTCCCAAATGGATTCCCTAGAATACGAAGACTGGTGTTTATACTACTGATACCAAGTGTTATATTTGGGCAGATACTCTTGTACATGGATGGTGTTGGCGTAAAGGAACACATAATAACGATGACAGATTTTGCACGGCACGGTACACCATTGGGTTTTTTGTCAGTACTTGTTCACCCAAAGTATCGAGATGAAGTTTTTGTCCCACTGTTAGGAGGTCCATTCGTTATTTTTGGCATGTACTTTGTCTTTGGAATAGTTGTTGTTGTGCTACCGAGAAGTTTTAAAACTGTTACAGAGAACGGTTTACACACTACTCACAGCTTTTCACCTCTGTTTCTTGGAACTGATGAGATATTTAGACTAGCTCTTCTCACAACGAAGAAAGACCCTGGGTATGAGAAAGCTGCGTATCTTTTTCAGGCTAGCTTTTGCATGCTTTTTATTGGTGGCTTTTGGTCTAGAGTATTCGAAATACAGAAGCCGCGGTTTTGTAATTTCAGCAAatataaatatctaaatatctgTCTTAAGCTAGTGATATATCCCTTTTTAGTTTGCGTGTGCGCCATAGAGATTGCTGTATGCTTAGTGTATTATGCGTTTCCATTGTTTGGTATGTGTGCCATAACCGTTAAGGGTACTACCTTGTCAATGAAATACGCAAAACAAAAGctatttatatgcatttttcaaaatcCAATTACATCAGTCTTTTTCACTCTTACTGTTTCCACAATGATTTTATGCTTTTCCTATTGCTTAATTCTTATTTTTGTTGAAAGTTTTACTTTCATATGTCAGATCATTATGCTTTGTTTCGTCGCAGTTATTGTGTATCCCTCTGTTGCATTCGGTTGTCTCTTTTTCTGTGTggttcttgtttattatattgtcCGGCTTGTGCGGGATTTCGGGGACGGCTACCTCGCCTTGTTCTCTACGGTTGTAGAACAGTCTATCATGATAGAAAGTAATATTAACAATGTGTCTTTTCATGACGGACATCTTGAACTATCCAACCTAAGAGTAGCAGAACTTAAATCAATTCGAATTAACGGAAAAGCTATCGACACACCGCAAAATGTCCTAAACGCTATCGCAAACTCTCAGGTCGTACAGAAGGTCAAAACCATTGATAACACGCATGGAATTCCAAAAAGGCTATTTTTCAGTATTGTCAAGAAATTTCGCCCGGTCCATCGGGAGGTACTCAAATTTATTATCCACATAACGGTCATCGGAGCACTTGTTTACTTCACTTTGGATATCACGAATTCTTTCGTTCCCGTTCTTGCGTCCAAGATCTCTGACGTTATGCACGTGGTGTTTGTCGTCATCATCGGAGCACTACCACGTGTTCTGGAACTAGCGATGACGAATGATAGCGGAATGATAAAGAAGGAGATCGAGGAACGAATGATAAAACAATACATCATAGAATTTTGGCAAAAGGAACTTAATGCAGAGGAGGCCTATCACGTTACTGTTGATACGTGAACGAATGCTGAATACAAGGTCCACCGTCACGATTCCAACGTTTCAACATAATCACTTCCTCACTGACTTGTTATGTTTGCATAAAAACATGATGCGTGTATATTATGAcaatgtacatgtttgtaaataaaatgtatcgaGCAGGCCATTGAAAAAACAAGGTtcggatatttattttattgatgagTGATCAACGATACTAAAATGAGAATACAAACAGATATTACATATTAATTCACGCGATTTATTATACACAATGCGATTTTAGTTCACCACTTTTTGAACTCATGATACCCAAATAATCAAAAAAGATTTTCTACATATGACGATATATTTTTATTGGATAGTTTGTTTttcttgtgttttgttttatttctgtttaCTTACTTGTTTGTGAGGTCTTTCGATGTATATTACTTATTCTTATTTCATGttgattattaattttcaaaGCGAACATAATATGTTAATATGCCTTACAACTCCTGAAATTTTTAGTGAAACTGAAATATTGTGCAATTATTGAAGCAAACCTTTTGGGCCATGTGCACTGCGCCTCCACTACACTGCGCGTACACTATTTCAAAAACttaagttaacacatacaaaatcaatgttcctaaTAGCAGTAGCtaatgctagatgtggtctagAATTAAtaggatacaaaatgctcttttttgtattttttgcggGACAATATTTTCTTGTGTCGTATGGATAGATATCGTTGtgggaaattaaaattgaatattttgtgccacaaaacaaaataaaactaaatctatgttaccataccatctttagcgttgaaattttggctattgctataagaaacactgattttttaagggcaaactttattttacaaaatattttgcgaaatatttgttgattttgagtattcatGTTACTTTAAATGATAACTATTTACCTCTCAGTTCTGATTAACTTATAAACCCCTATTACATTTTCTTCTGCAGGAGTATTAAAATAGCCAATGTTCATGTTAATATACTTATCAtatggtatttttatttcataaacattatttgttagtgattaaaaacaaaactgaGAACCGCAGGTGGTTGGCgtatggctatgatattaatgagtaaaaacaatgaaatattaatCAAGTTATaacaaaaatcaacttctctgagaAAAAAAGGTTCacattcaaatatatatacatagcaaggtattcaactcaaaatgacccgacaATAGGGTGCATcgatttgaacagccataacttcatcaattgtgcatcgatttgaacagccataacttcatcaattgtgcatcgatttgaacagccataacttcatcaattgagcatcgatttgaacagccataacttcatcaattgtgcatcgatttgaacagccataacttcatcaattgtgcatcgatttgaacagccataacttcatcaattgtgcatcgatttgaacagccataacttcatcaattgtgcatcgatttgaacagccataacttcatcaattgtgcatcgatttgaacagccataacttcatcaattgtgcatcgatttgaacagccataacttcatcaattgtgcagcgatttacATGAACTCGGCCCCATTAAACGCAGAAATAAacttcctttctggaaatgtaaatATCTTGCATTATTTCAACAAATGCTGAGTCAAATTATAAGAAGTAACACGCTaccacaactcgcgtgacctaatCGTTGTCGATCTGACCCGATTCAAGTATAAAATCTTCAGGGAGAATAAACTGGGTAAAAGTCATTATCTTAGATGTCCAGTGTTTAGTATTGTAAAGTCAAGACCGGGTAATATAATAAGACATGACATGTCGACTATCTcataacaaattgtgttttttttcctctTTCGGAAATTGTTGTATTATATTCCTCGTTTCTCGTCGGGTATTAGTGGATTGTTCTATAAACATGTGTGATTGTTCtataaacatgtgttttaatgtGAAGGTGGAAGTTAATACACAAACAAAGGCCATAATAACTAATCTAGCGacaaatacacatgtggttaattTTAACGAACGAGTTTTAAATGTCGATGCAATGTTAAACATTGTATACGTTTATTCTGAAGCCTATAATTGAAACATTCTTATCATttctattaaatattttatagtcTTTCGCAGGGCTATTTTTTATAAAGACATTGGACACATATCTTCACTTAACTATATTTCACATATATCACGATTAGTAAGTGTTTCCCGCAATCGTAAAGTCTGTAAGGGCAAAATGGATAATACCCCTCGGTGAGTTGTACAAACGTACCAAGCATAACGGTGGTATTCTCTGGCGTTTGTGCGCTACTCCGGCAAAACGCGTTAACGTCACTGTATTGGGCGAACTTTTACGTTCAAACTTGACACATCttaataaaacttaaatattgtgtttttctcAATGCGCAATAGCGCCACTGACCTGGCAAATTATTGACATTGATGATATGTTCAACATTGAGGAggtaaaagaaaataattataattgacacaactttgatgaacatttaaaaaaGCAACACCATAAGGGGCAAcaaagatcgccgtggcgtagtggatatggtgtccgcctagcgatcgggaggtcacgggttcgatccccaccgtgggagcgttctttagatctccgccatagacaccaaggaaacggactcgagagcgtttcatataagcttaggcttgttatgcaatcgagcttaaataaaaaggtttaaaaaataaaagaaaaaaaaggggGCAACTAATATAGACAATTATAATGAATGAGGTTCCCCTATGCCATTATATAAGTACAGCACCATCACTGTGATATGTTCTACACAAATATGTTGTTCTTTGCTACCAATAACCAACATAgacaatgttttaatttcataagtttattcatttttagcaaacaacaagagatgtgtttgtcagcaaatattttgaagccatatatttgacctttgacctttaaggatgacctttcaccactcaaaatgtgcagctccatgagatacacatgtatgccaaatatcaagttgctatctgaagcgacatagaagttatgagcatttttcgaaacctaaacgcaaaacctttAAGCAAAGTGTGACGGGAAGACAGACAGAAAGATGGACAGTGCCATCACTACATGTAtgtgccctcctttgggggcataaaaaatgctGTGATTTGATGTTTGCATGTCGTATAATcttaacatgtaaacattggcATAAACAGAATAACAATTATTACACAAGATAAAACCCGAGAAACGTTGAACCAACTCTAGCATTGAGCAATACTGCAACGTCATTATGGCACGTAAAAAACGCAATATGTACAAGCACCGCAGCGAAATGCTGACAATAGTTATTACTACAAATATGCAttaatactttttgaaataaacacCATGTGAGTTTGATTTGTTAGCAAAATAAACGCCACAGTACATTTAGATCTAGAAGTAACCATGTAACCTGATATAATGTGTAAATTTATACTGCTTACCTTATTTGTGTCAAACAAATTTGTTCTCCAACAAATGTTTGGAATTAGGATGTTAAATTGTATTGTCGTAATAATTTGACATCTATAACAGTCAGTCAGACATAATAAGTCAGTTTTGGGGATGAGGGTAAGTTATGCCATAGGTGGGGAAAATATACCGGTAACTGTCAATTGTAGTAGACAAAAATTGTCCTTCCCCGTAATCAAATTTGATGTTGGGAAATAACAAGTACATGGTTAAAATGGTTACGGGCAAGTACATTATTCAACGGCACAGTAAACATTTGTGGGAAAATGTTCATGATAAAGACATTTAGCAATGCAACAATATCTCTGAATGTTATTCAAGGCTCTATGGATCACACTAAATATCTGCAGattgcttaaccctttcagtgctggaactgaattttgaaggcctttgcaaacagtttggatccagatgagacaccacagaacgtggcgtctcatccggatccaaactgtttgctattctgatagtattcttttaaaaaaatcgaagaaaatgctaattttagaaattcagcagacaacattttagcagacgacaaatttcccagcatgcaaagtttaaatgaaaatgaaaaatgttttCATATGAGCCAAtctatgagaaaactgggcttaaagcatgggcctcaagtgtcatcccagattagcctgctcagttcgcacaggctaatcagggaaaactctttcctcttttatgatattttttgtttaaagaaagcctcttcatagagaaaatccagtttaagtggaaagtggcatcccagatcagcctgcgcagaCTTTAaagacttatctgggacgccactttacacacttgcattaagacccatttttccaGAAGAAGGCTCATATGAATTTGTTATTCTCTCACCGTCTCAATGCCGTAGTCATGGTCATGGCCCCCAAGGACAATGTCCACTCCTGGGATCTCCTGGGCCACGCGACGGTCATTCGGCCAGCGCATATGGGTCAAGGCTACCACAATGTCAGCTCCCTGAAACAAACCGCGTCAAGTTTTAGAAGTTATTTCAAACTCCTTCCCAGCCAGATTTCAGATTTAAGAACCACTTCAGGGAAGGAAATGCCCTATCCCGTCTACagagcttaaaggggccttttcacgttatggtaagttgacaaaattaaaaaaagttgtttcagattcgcaaattttcgttttagttatgatatttgtaaggaaacagtaatactgaacatttaccatgctctaaaatagccattatatgcatcttttgacaatttaaaaacctgaaaattataaagcgttgcaagcgcaacgattgaataatttggagagttctgttgctgtcattatattttgtgaaactatgaggattgcttatataaagtataaaatacatccttcattgtatgagcacggacgGCTGAGTGGTGTAAGTggcagacttttactccaggactccagcggtcagtggtttgagccctgttgagggtaactttttttttctttatttaaattttattcttgactttttactggagcattttagatcgatgtttacattcatcaatataaagcatttaaagacaaatttcaataaatgcaaaaatctgtggaaaggcccctttaattatactttcattttaaCACAGATCCAGcaaagttaataaatatttgtaaaataggTTTACCTTTGAAAGGTAGGAAATCAGCTGTAAAAAGGAGAAATCACACCCCTGCCAGCTATTACTTATGATAATTTCACATTCAGTGAAGTTCAGACAATTAATGGAATTGTGTAACTATATATACATGAGTCAGTCTCTGGGACgaccaagcttaatgcatgtgcataaagtatactaagatataagcctgtgcagtccacacgggctcatcagggacaacactttctgactCCACTAAATTGTGGTTTCAAAGAAACTTTCTTTACACACAAAAATCCACCCaagaaagggttgtccctgaagAGCTTCacccatatgcattaagccccgtgtatatagagaatactaggtcggtgccaaataaagcgaagtttattttgtggggcttagaaaatctgaaccacgagccttggtaTAGATTAGAATAGGAAATTAAAACTAGTCTACACGGAAAATCCAAAAGTTATTTTATGCAAAcattcttttattatttttttcgtgccaagcctaatatattacaagaagatcaggcactaacctgtttttctgtttatcatacctctacgtcccttattttaaagaaataatgggaaaaaatactaaaaaaatgcAGCttaagcgggaaagaatatgacttttgtcgtttgacgtgttcataatgacgtcatgagtacacgcacttaatatttgttaaaaatgttttattgctttttgtgttgcattttgtgtctataatatattacatcttggtataaaagtgtttgtttgttgaaTCCGCttctattttactaaaaatgattactttagagttgattccgagtaatatgaccatgaCTGATATTAGaatccgccgcgcgtgacagctatatttcagcattgccgaaataaaggaaaatatattccacagtggtttatttcgacaatgcacgtctgatgatgggataaaaaaaatactttaattcgTAGCTAAAAAGTCAACCAAATCTTCCCAAAAGCGTTG
Protein-coding sequences here:
- the LOC127843593 gene encoding uncharacterized protein LOC127843593: MTWFPVLLLVLMQAHEWYCAVHVMEMNNMAEPQQSTSTPSNSLSVNAQKLVNQEEATAAKTKYTLGSVLTSEITTDVKDAVDRNLHRQQGSIKSLYNTLPLVNLGGLEKSGFHLDQENSKEECRNFTVWNQSREFFESRLLSMHANFIQLAISFDDAVDVNITREAFLAKVWFWTYATNEGKHPYLQWPIDHGVLSFGLLSYKTTSIPYIQLKASPESCHITLGTEDAAQKISRALDELVPIKQRNSRYPINYFCYLAEAPGVRYSIAYYAALYAVLPLSFINYNCCKSSFRFENRSYEYDCFKYQMEKWRQMLIAPYMLGVLIALFFPILLYRFSAWLTENEHVSEINHQDEAERVELCEVNTKSSWIFLDGKSPLTVSDVFGSVFNGVKQTFPNGFPRIRRLVFILLIPSVIFGQILLYMDGVGVKEHIITMTDFARHGTPLGFLSVLVHPKYRDEVFVPLLGGPFVIFGMYFVFGIVVVVLPRSFKTVTENGLHTTHSFSPLFLGTDEIFRLALLTTKKDPGYEKAAYLFQASFCMLFIGGFWSRVFEIQKPRFCNFSKYKYLNICLKLVIYPFLVCVCAIEIAVCLVYYAFPLFGMCAITVKGTTLSMKYAKQKLFICIFQNPITSVFFTLTVSTMILCFSYCLILIFVESFTFICQIIMLCFVAVIVYPSVAFGCLFFCVVLVYYIVRLVRDFGDGYLALFSTVVEQSIMIESNINNVSFHDGHLELSNLRVAELKSIRINGKAIDTPQNVLNAIANSQVVQKVKTIDNTHGIPKRLFFSIVKKFRPVHREVLKFIIHITVIGALVYFTLDITNSFVPVLASKISDVMHVVFVVIIGALPRVLELAMTNDSGMIKKEIEERMIKQYIIEFWQKELNAEEAYHVTVDT